From the Solea senegalensis isolate Sse05_10M linkage group LG16, IFAPA_SoseM_1, whole genome shotgun sequence genome, one window contains:
- the LOC122782547 gene encoding zinc finger protein 770-like gives MMHRCAVCQKSFPSPYKLRRHQVVHTGRKPYMCKVCGKAFTQTVHLKTHLLNVHDSQIPGVSQPGGNLANDQKKPNCEKPAAGVSTIGNCATMPSTVFSTAFSQPQWKRGTVTHKSCLPLSETGNRTTNVAHVNDGSVTQSSISCDMDPVHQVQGGSANMDASICSSLKGFTCKVCLKSFSSSLQLWIHSPIHNKSKSIERGQTSKLKINLKKCLQPQDLRRSYKTKLAQRHQCSTCFKTFCSPSKLQRHFLTHTGQKPYSCTVCRKTFTQKVHLKSHLENRCPLSRVNAESRHNQKTSNLQTRLSLHEPSSHLNSSIELKLQCKTSVNTVNDLNKTDIKLDVVVKPEQPLITSSNGQDVCGRSGEQEFTKKDMKPFRCMSCNKSFRLEVNLIRHCKIHQKSKELGRSVQTRSMTNSNDVEICDSEANRRVAEGSHADRTDSSIFVEPESWRELWDASSSQDALSTKRRRKGCSTCPSNQINTSHQCYMCSKCFPSGSKLQRHILTHTGQRPFHCEICGKRFQQKTHLRVHSRTHLWSRYQKQRSLYINRPPSRTGGLNERVAADVPNNKMLVPKKEIETCTAVQIDQISSIVIAQNNGERESRNKIFPHTFNKNETLHFRKVSKVNIKGTQMAESMQYPGNVRHKCFHCFKCFQSASKLQRHELVHTGLKPFPCPKCGRAFGQTSHLKRHKRTRCNRKLSKLVNRQVNIKKLKTSCQQQLYPRITVSVPTPQQSANTSAMSSVSAVSKRGKTNSPKTNSKSKTKKLHTCGICCKNFPSSYKLSRHLVTHSGLRPFKCALCGKTFTQRCHLMVHEHRCRQESRTSHQTHRVIENVTHLRNKCMDNLTDNTDFSVRAVGQQMESCYSRVGDVSCITEAIDTPWLSVGFKEDIESGSLNETTIGYNQATDHCSNSFPSALDREMNNLIQNQAISGAAMLYQHKGNMHNVEIPCHKSATAVLDKNKVLSAYWCEPSTVFECGKCAVNLTSEQDLKKHLCAVPKFTTSALKYQCDICFKHFVSPSKLNRHYNVHTRQRPF, from the coding sequence ATGATGCATCGGTGTGCAGTTTGTCAAAAATCTTTCCCATCACCATATAAACTTAGGAGACATCAGGTTGTCCATACTGGCCGGAAGCCCTACATGTGTAAAGTCTGTGGAAAAGCCTTCACACaaactgtgcatttaaaaactCACTTGCTGAATGTCCACGATTCACAGATTCCAGGAGTCAGTCAACCGGGGGGCAATTTGGCAAATGACCAGAAGAAACCAAACTGTGAAAAACCAGCTGCAGGAGTCAGCACAATTGGCAACTGTGCTACAATGCCATCAACTGTGTTCTCTACTGCGTTCTCCCAGCCACAATGGAAAAGAGGAACTGTAACTCACAAGTCATGTCTTCCTTTGTCAGAGACTGGAAATAGAACAACAAATGTGGCACATGTAAATGATGGTTCGGTCACCCAGAGCAGCATCTCATGTGATATGGACCCAGTACATCAAGTTCAAGGTGGTTCTGCAAACATGGATGCATCTATCTGCAGCAGCCTCAAAGGATTCACATGCAAAGTCTGCCTGAAGTCATTTAGTTCATCTCTTCAGCTTTGGATTCATTCACCAATTCATAACAAATCTAAGTCAATAGAGAGGGGCCAGACTTCTAAATTGAAGATTAATTTGAAAAAGTGCTTGCAGCCACAAGACTTGAGAAgatcatataaaacaaaattagcTCAGAGACACCAGTGTAGTACATgttttaaaaccttttgttCACCATCCAAATTGCAAAGACATTTCCTGACACATACGGGACAGAAACCCTACTCATGTACAGTTTGCCGGAAAACCTTTACGCAAAAGGTACACTTGAAATCTCATTTAGAAAATAGATGTCCACTTTCTAGGGTCAATGCAGAAAGTAGACATAACCAAAAAACCTCCAATTTACAGACTCGGTTATCACTTCATGAACCTTCCAGTCACCTGAACTCATCAATCGAACTCAAGTTACAATGTAAAACAAGTGTAAATACTGTGAATGACCTCAATAAGACTGACATCAAGTTGGATGTGGTTGTAAAACCAGAACAACCATTAATTACAAGCAGTAACGGTCAGGATGTTTGTGGTAGGTCAGGTGAACAAGAGTTCACAAAAAAAGATATGAAACCCTTTCGGTGTATGAGCTGCAACAAATCTTTTAGGTTAGAAGTGAATTTAATACGTCATTGTAAAATTCATCAGAAAAGTAAAGAATTGGGACGCTCTGTGCAAACCAGGTCTATGACTAACAGTAATGATGTGGAAATCTGTGATTCTGAAGCAAATAGACGTGTAGCTGAAGGTAGTCATGCAGATCGGACTGACTCTAGCATCTTTGTTGAACCAGAATCATGGAGAGAACTTTGGGATGCCTCCTCTTCTCAGGATGCTTTATCAACAAAACGCCGGAGGAAAGGCTGCAGCACCTGCCCCAGTAATCAGATTAATACCTCACATCAGTGCTATATGTGTTCAAAGTGTTTTCCATCGGGATCAAAACTTCAGAGGCACATACTGACTCACACTGGACAGAGGCCATTCCACTGTGAGATATGTGGAAAGAGatttcaacagaaaacacacttgaGGGTCCATTCTCGCACACATCTCTGGTCTAGATATCAGAAACAGCGATCGCTGTATATCAATCGTCCACCCTCACGCACAGGTGGGCTTAACGAAAGGGTTGCAGCAGATGTCCCGAACAACAAAATGTTAGTGCCAAAAAAGGAAATCGAGACATGTACTGCAGTACAAATCGATCAGATCTCTTCTATAGTAATTGCTCAGAATAATGGCGAAAGAGAATCAAGGAACAAAATCTTCCCACATACCTTCAACAAAAATGAGACATTACACTTCAGAAAGGTTTCCAAGGTTAACATAAAAGGCACCCAGATGGCTGAATCAATGCAATATCCTGGCAATGTACGACACAAGTGCTTCCACTGTTTTAAGTGTTTCCAGAGTGCTTCTAAATTACAAAGGCATGAGTTGGTGCACACAGGCTTGAAGCCGTTTCCGTGTCCTAAGTGTGGTAGAGCTTTTGGGCAAACTTCACATCTGAAAAGACATAAAAGGACACGCTGTAACAGGAAACTGTCAAAACTAGTCAATCGACAGGTGAACATCAAGAAACTTAAAACAAGttgtcagcagcagctttacCCAAGGATCACTGTCAGTGTCCCAACCCCACAGCAGTCTGCAAATACTTCTGCTATGAGTTCAGTCAGTGCTGTGAGTAAAAGAGGAAAGACGAACAGCCCGAAGACGAACTcgaaaagtaaaacaaagaaacttcaCACATGTGGAATATGCTGTAAGAACTTTCCTTCTTCATACAAACTCTCAAGGCACTTGGTTACTCACTCTGGGTTAAGGCCGTTTAAATGCGCTCTGTGTGGCAAAACCTTTACCCAGCGTTGTCATCTGATGGTTCATGAGCACAGGTGCAGACAGGAAAGCAGGACCTCACATCAAACTCACAGAGTAATAGAAAATGTCACCCACCTCCGGAATAAATGCATGGACAATCTCACTGATAATACAGATTTCAGTGTGAGAGCAGTGGGACAGCAGATGGAGTCATGTTATTCTCGTGTTGGAGATGTCTCTTGTATCACAGAGGCAATAGATACTCCATGGCTGTCAGTAGGGTTTAAAGAGGATATTGAATCAGGGTCTTTAAATGAGACTACAATTGGTTACAATCAGGCTACAGACCATTGTAGTAATTCATTTCCCTCAGCGCTTGACCGTGAGATGAATAATCTAATCCAAAATCAAGCTATTTCAGGTGCAGCTATGTTATATCAACACAAGGGTAATATGCATAATGTAGAAATACCATGTCATAAAAGCGCCACAGCTGTTTTAGACAAGAACAAGGTACTCAGTGCTTACTGGTGCGAACCGTCAACAGTGTTTGAATGCGGCAAGTGCGCTGTAAACTTAACGAGCGAACAGGATCTCAAGAAACATCTTTGTGCAGTTCCTAAATTTACAACTTCTGCCCTGAAGTATCAGTGTGACATTTGCTTCAAACATTTTGTGTCTCCTTCTAAACTTAACAGGCATTACAATGTCCACACGCGCCAGAGGCCATTTTAG